One stretch of Podospora pseudoanserina strain CBS 124.78 chromosome 4, whole genome shotgun sequence DNA includes these proteins:
- the TOR1 gene encoding phosphatidylinositol kinase-related protein kinase tor1 (COG:L; EggNog:ENOG503NU9I), with protein MSAVKDQTATSLDQHIKEIRNRNYDENQRKRAARQIRDLVNAAKQEMGAEQFQRFFDNVNQRTNLLIQGPDTYDRLGGIYILDALVDFDGIEPALKYTRFQNYIGSILRGRDINSMQPAAVVLGKLCKPGGSLISELVDSEVQTALEWLQSDRIEERRYSAVLVLRELARNTPTLMYNYVGYVFEQIWIGLRDSRLLIRETASETVSACFKIIRERDQELKKDWMDKMLNEAIKGLKINTVEFIHASLLVLKELLEQGGMYMQAHYQEACEIVFRHKDARDPAIRKTVVLLIPDLANYAPTEFSASYLHMFMVYLGGMLKKDKDRNDAFLAIGNIANSVKSAITPYLDGVLIHIREGLSVQSRKRSSVDPVFDCISRLAVAVGQTMSKYMEALLDPIFACELTPKLTQALVDMAFYIPPVKATIQERLLDMLSKVLCGEPFRPLGAPHPNSLASIPHIPKDPKDPLAHQRTKDEVKLALNTLGSFDFQGHVLNEFVRDVAIKYVEDDDPETREAAALTCCQLYVRDPIVNQTSYHALQVVADVIERLLTVGVSDPEPKIRQTLLAALDERFDQHLAKAENIRTLFFALHDEQFAVREVAVSIIGRLARHNPAYVIPQLRKTIIQMLTELEYTDVARSKEESSRLLSLLTRHAQELVKPYVNSITQVLLPKARDPIPSVAATVLQALGELCTVGGEEMLNYKKDLMPIIIDALQDQSAPVKREAALHTLGQLASNTGYVIKPYLEYPQLLEILQSIIRGEPQRGLLRQETIKVMGILGALDPYKYQQVEDRAPRTQKQTEATQLTDVSLMMGGLTPSQEDYYPTVVINALLQILKDQSLVQWHGNVVDAIMSIFITLGLKCVQFLDRVVPAFIAVIRASSQTRLDFYFNHLSRLVGIVRQHIRVYLPDIIEVLQEYWDTTYSLQTTIMSLIESIARSLEGEFKVYLASLLPMMLGLLEKDTTTKRQPTEKIFHAFLVFGSSAEEYMHLIIPVLVRLFDNSAQPMFLRKSAIETIGKLSSMVNLNDYASKIIHPLTRVLASHEPSLRVAALDTLCALMLQLGRDYLHFEHTVHKTISTYGLQHSNYDKAVEKLKKGETLPPNLAPRFEDNAVELHASENSPPKKLDLNPMHLRQAWETKGKSTKDDWHEWFRKFSTTLLSESPNHSLRACASLASTYQPLARELFNSAFVSCWSELYEQFQEELITNIENTIKSENVPPDLLGLLLNLAEFMEHDDKALPIDIRTLGREAARCHAYAKALHYKELEFLQDHNSHAVEALIVINNQLQQSDAAIGILTKVKAYKDGITLRESWFEKLERWDEALNFYCQRERELPPDQPTPVDIVMGKMRCYHALGEWDSLASLAGKTWSNSAPEVQRMIAGLATTAAWGLGKWDSMDNYLQSMKRFSPDRAFFGAILALHRNQFREALGCIDQAREGLDTELSALVSESYNRAYQVVVRVQMLAELEELIIYKQCDAEKQASLRATWETRLKGCQRNVEVWQRMLRLRSLVLTPPENMHMWTKFANLCRKSGRMGLAEKSLRQLIGSDVPLDTVIPHWHDRPMDPDAERLASPVLYAVLKYQWEVGLQPAMRNTDRTIAERTLYCLRKFTDETAHRVESARHQLAASTQAGNGAIDGLHQASTFSEFDEAALLSPDVQRHWTEQTVLLAKCYLRQGDWMIALNKDDWQYTRRKDILSCYYKATYYHRRWYKAWHAWALANFEVVQALGSRKDLDSGVIIQYAVPAVHGFFESISLSSGSSLQDTLRLLTLWLTYGGNPDVASGVTEGFNRVSVDTWLEVIPQLIARITQPNKKVQASIHGLLSDVGRAHPQALVYPLTVAMKSRQSTRRSKTASVIMEAIRQHSYKLVEQAETVSRELIRTAVLWHELWHEGLEEASRLYFGDHNIKGMFDALEPLHDLLEKGPQTLREVSFTQTFGRDLGEAREWCRQYRETEDVNDLNQAWDLYYQVFRRISRQLPQMTTLELTYCSPDLLQARDLELAVPGTYRSGQEVVRIMSFDGTFTVISSKQRPRKLDIVGSDGKTYTFLLKGHEDIRQDERVMQLFGLCNTLLANDSECYKRHLNIQRYPAIPLSQNSGLLGWVPDSDTIHQLIRDYRESRKILLNIEHRIMLQMAPDYDNLTLMQKVEVFGYALDNTTGQDLYRVLWLKSKSSEAWLDRRTNYTRSLGVMSMVGYILGLGDRHPSNLMLDRITGKIIHIDFGDCFEVAMKREKYPERVPFRLTRMLTYAMEVSNIEGSFRITCEHVMRVLRDNKESVMAVLEAFIHDPLLTWRLTNPASPAGPHFNSEREQAIAGPQAARVRRPSILEAPMAPTEFLAAQAGPEGLTGARSRARTNSSAAPLPSITDDGVHGPIEIAEVQNARAVEVLDRVSQKLTGRDFKPNEELLVKDQVNKLIIEATKLENLCQHYIGWCSFW; from the exons ATGTCCGCCGTCAAAGATCAGACAGCTACCTCGCTGGACCAGCACATCAAGGAGATCAGGAATCG AAACTATGATGAAAACCAAAGGAAACGGGCCGCGCGCCAAATCAGAGACCTGGTCAATGCTGCCAAGCAGG AGATGGGTGCCGAACAGTTCCAGCGCTTCTTCGATAATGTCAATCAGCGTACGAATCTATTGATACAAGGTCCCGATACGTATGACCGTCTTGGTGGAATTTACATCCTGGATGCGTTGGTCGATTTTGACGGCATAGAACCAGCCTTGAAGTACACCCGCTTCCAGAACTACATTGGCAGTATCCTGCGTGGCCGCGATATCAACTCTATGCAGCCGGCCGCTGTCGTCCTTGGAAAACTATGCAAGCCAGGCGGTTCCTTGATTTCCGAACTGGTCGATTCCGAAGTTCAAACAGCGCTTGAGTGGCTACAGTCTGACCGAATCGAGGAACGGCGGTACTCAGCAGTCTTGGTGCTTCGCGAGCTGGCCAGAAACACGCCTACGTTGATGTACAACTATGTGGGCTACGTCTTTGAACAGATTTGGATTGGCCTTCGTGACTCCCGTCTCTTGATTCGCGAGACTGCCAGTGAGACCGTTAGCGCCTGTTTCAAAATCATTCGTGAGCGAGACcaggagctgaagaaggacTGGATGGATAAGATGCTCAACGAGGCGATCAAGGGGCTCAAGATCAACACGGTTGAGTTTATCCATGCCTCGCTTCTTGTGCTCAAGGAGCTGCTTGAACAGGGTGGCATGTACATGCAGGCTCACTACCAAGAGGCCTGTGAGATTGTCTTCCGCCACAAAGACGCGCGCGATCCCGCCATCCGCAAGACGGTTGTGCTTTTGATCCCGGACCTGGCCAACTATGCACCGACAGAGTTCTCGGCGAGCTATTTGCACATGTTTATGGTGTATCTTGGGGGCAtgctgaagaaggacaaggaccGCAACGACGCCTTTCTTGCCATTGGCAACATCGCCAACTCGGTCAAGAGCGCAATCACACCCTATTTAGACGGCGTTCTCATCCATATTCGCGAGGGTCTCAGTGTACAGTCCCGGAAACGAAGCTCGGTCGATCCTGTTTTTGACTGCATCAGTCGATTGGCCGTCGCCGTGGGTCAGACAATGAGCAAGTATATGGAGGCACTTCTTGATCCCATCTTCGCCTGCGAGCTCACGCCAAAACTGACACAGGCCCTTGTCGATATGGCGTTCTACATCCCCCCAGTCAAAGCCACCATTCAAGAGCGCCTGTTGGACATGCTGAGCAAAGTTCTCTGCGGCGAACCCTTCAGACCTCTGGGTGCACCCCATCCAAACTCGCTCGCTTCCATACCTCATATTCCCAAAGACCCAAAGGACCCCCTTGCTCACCAGCGGACAAAGGATGAAGTCAAGTTGGCCCTCAACACGCTCGGCAGCTTTGATTTTCAAGGCCATGTCTTGAACGAATTCGTCCGCGACGTCGCTATCAAATAcgtcgaagatgatgaccCAGAAACACGTGAGGCTGCTGCCCTTACCTGCTGCCAGCTCTATGTGCGTGACCCAATCGTCAACCAGACAAGCTATCATGCCCTCCAGGTGGTCGCCGATGTCATCGAGAGACTCCTGACTGTGGGTGTTTCGGATCCCGAACCCAAAATACGGCAGACGTTGCTAGCAGCCCTTGACGAGCGATTTGACCAGCATCTCGCCAAGGCTGAGAATATACGCACCTTGTTCTTCGCCCTCCACGATGAACAGTTTGCCGTCAGGGAGGTGGCCGTGTCCATCATAGGCCGGTTGGCTCGCCACAATCCCGCCTATGTTATCCCCCAGCTGCGAAAAACCATCATTCAGATGTTGACAGAGCTTGAATACACAGATGTGGCTCGGAGCAAGGAGGAAAGCTCAAGATTACTCAGTCTTCTCACACGGCACGCTCAGGAGCTGGTCAAACCATACGTCAACTCCATCACCCAAGTGTTGCTGCCAAAAGCTCGCGACCCGATCCCGTCCGTTGCTGCGACTGTCCTCCAAGCACTCGGGGAACTGTGCACcgttggtggagaagagaTGCTAAACTACAAGAAGGATCTCatgcccatcatcattgacGCATTGCAGGATCAAAGCGCACCAGTTAAACGGGAGGCAGCCCTGCATACCCTCGGTCAGCTGGCCAGTAACACAGGCTATGTCATCAAACCCTACCTCGAGTATCCCCAACTTCTTGAGATCCTGCAGTCCATCATCCGGGGCGAGCCTCAGCGCGGGCTTTTACGACAGGAAACCATCAAGGTGATGGGCATCCTGGGAGCACTCGATCCCTACAAATATCAG CAGGTCGAAGATCGCGCGCCGCGCACACAGAAGCAAACCGAAGCAACCCAACTAACTGATGTGTCCCTCATGATGGGCGGACTAACCCCTTCACAGGAGGACTACTACCCAACCGTTGTTATTAATGCCCTTCTCCAGATCCTCAAAGACCAGTCGTTGGTGCAGTGGCACGGAAACGTGGTGGATGCCATCATGAGCATCTTCATCACGCTTGGGCTCAAGTGTGTCCAGTTCCTCGACCGTGTGGTGCCTGCCTTTATCGCCGTGATCCGCGCCTCGAGCCAAACGCGACTCGACTTCTATTTCAACCACCTTAGTAGGCTTGTTGGAATTGTCCGTCAGCATATCAGGGTCTACCTCCCGGACATCATCGAGGTTCTCCAGGAGTATTGGGACACGACATATTCGCTCCAGACCACCATCATGTCGTTGATCGAGTCCATTGCACGCTCCCTAGAGGGCGAGTTCAAGGTCTACCTTGCCAGTCTCCTCCCGATGATGCTCGGCTTGCTGGAAaaggacaccaccaccaagcggCAACCGACCGAAAAGATCTTTCATGCTTTCCTAGTGTTCGGCTCAAGCGCCGAGGAGTATATgcacctcatcatccccgtGTTGGTACGTCTCTTCGACAACTCGGCCCAACCCATGTTTCTGCGCAAGTCTGCCATTGAAACGATTGGCAAGCTCTCGAGCATGGTGAATCTCAACGACTATGCGTCCAaaatcatccaccccctcacccggGTCCTTGCCAGCCACGAACCAAGTCTAAGAGTGGCTGCCCTCGACACGCTATGTGCCCTCATGTTGCAACTGGGGCGTGATTATTTGCACTTTGAACACACCGTCCACAAAACCATCTCAACATACGGCCTCCAACACTCCAACTATGACAAGGCCGTCGAAAAGCTCAAGAAAGGGGAAACATTACCGCCTAACCTCGCGCCGCGCTTCGAGGACAATGCAGTCGAGCTTCATGCCTCTGAAAACAGCCCGCCCAAGAAATTGGATCTCAACCCCATGCATTTACGGCAAGCCTGGGAAACCAAGGGTAAGTCTACTAAAGACGACTGGCACGAGTGGTTCCGCAAGTTTAGCACGACGTTACTTTCCGAGTCTCCGAATCACTCACTCCGAGCTTGCGCCAGTTTGGCAAGCACTTATCAGCCACTGGCAAGGGAGCTCTTCAACTCTGCCTTCGTCTCATGCTGGAGCGAGCTGTACGAACAATTTCAG GAGGAACTGATCACCAACATCGAAAACACAATCAAATCCGAGAATGTGCCTCCTGATCTTCTGGGTCTTTTGCTGAACCTTGCCGAGTTCATGGAACATGATGATAAGGCCCTACCAATCGACATTCGAACCTTGGGACGTGAGGCGGCAAGATGTCATGCCTATGCCAAAGCGCTGCATTACAAGGAACTCGAGTTTCTTCAGGACCACAACAGTCACGCGGTCGAAGCCCTGATTGTGATCAACAATCAGTTGCAGCAGTCTGATGCCGCCATTGGTATCTTGACTAAGGTGAAGGCGTACAAGGACGGGATCACGCTGCGGGAAAGCTGGttcgagaagctggagcgCTGGGATGAGGCGCTTAACTTTTACTGCCAACGCGAACGCGAGCTTCCGCCTGACCAGCCCACACCGGTCGACATCGTCATGGGCAAGATGCGTTGCTACCATGCGCTGGGCGAGTGGGATTCGCTAGCCTCGCTGGCTGGCAAGACATGGTCAAACTCGGCACCAGAGGTTCAACGCATGATCGCAGGCCTTGCCACCACGGCTGCCTGGGGGCTCGGGAAATGGGACTCTATGGATAACTACCTGCAGTCTATGAAGCGATTCTCACCAGACCGCGCCTTCTTCGGCGCCATCTTAGCCCTCCACCGCAATCAGTTCCGAGAAGCCCTGGGCTGCATCGACCAGGCTCGAGAAGGTCTCGATACAGAGCTGAGCGCCCTCGTGAGCGAATCCTACAACAGGGCATACCAAGTTGTTGTGCGCGTTCAGATGCTTGCAGAGTTGGAAGAATTGATCATCTACAAGCAGTGCGATGCTGAAAAGCAAGCCAGTTTGCGGGCAACATGGGAGACTCGTCTCAAGGGGTGCCAGCGAAACGTTGAGGTATGGCAGCGCATGCTGCGACTCCGGTCGCTCGTGCTCACGCCACCAGAGAACATGCACATGTGGACTAAGTTCGCCAACTTGTGCCGCAAGTCTGGACGGATGGGTTTGGCGGAGAAGTCACTGAGACAGCTTATCGGGTCGGATGTGCCGCTGGACACAGTGATCCCTCACTGGCACGACCGCCCCATGGACCCCGATGCCGAGAGACTTGCGTCTCCGGTTCTGTATGCAGTACTCAAGTACCAGTGGGAGGTCGGTTTGCAGCCGGCGATGCGAAACACTGACCGAACCATCGCCGAGAGAACGCTGTACTGCCTTCGCAAGTTCACTGACGAGACGGCCCACAGGGTAGAGAGCGCAAGACACCAACTAGCCGCTTCCACCCAGGCCGGTAACGGTGCAATTGACGGCTTACATCAGGCCTCTACCTTTTCCGAGTTCGACGAGGCGGCATTACTCAGCCCGGATGTGCAGCGTCACTGGACAGAACAAACGGTGCTGCTTGCCAAGTGCTACCTCCGCCAGGGCGATTGGATGATTGCCCTGAACAAGGACGATTGGCAATACACACGGCGCAAAGACATTCTCTCCTGCTACTACAAGGCCACCTATTATCATCGCCGCTGGTACAAGGCCTGGCATGCCTGGGCCTTGGCCAACTTCGAAGTGGTGCAGGCCCTAGGATCTCGCAAGGACCTAGACAGCGGCGTCATCATCCAGTATGCCGTGCCTGCTGTGCATGGCTTTTTCGAGTCTATTTCGCTCTCTTCGGGAAGCTCTTTGCAAGACACGCTGCGTTTGCTCACGCTCTGGCTTACATATGGTGGCAACCCCGATGTTGCCAGTGGTGTGACAGAGGGCTTCAATCGTGTCAGCGTCGATACCTGGCTTGAGGTCATTCCACAGTTGATCGCTCGCATTACCCAACCTAACAAGAAGGTTCAGGCGTCGATCCATGGTCTGTTGTCTGATGTCGGTCGTGCGCACCCCCAGGCGTTAGTCTACCCCTTGACGGTTGCCATGAAGTCGCGACAAAGCACGCGCAGGTCCAAGACCGCCAGCGTCATTATGGAGGCAATCCGTCAGCACAGTTATAAGCTGGTCGAGCAGGCAGAGACGGTGAGCCGCGAGCTTATTAGGACCGCGGTCCTCTGGCACGAGCTATGGCATGAGGGTCTGGAGGAGGCTTCCCGGCTCTACTTTGGCGATCACAATATCAAGGGAATGTTTGATGCCCTCGAGCCCCTTCACGACCTGCTCGAAAAGGGCCCTCAAACCCTCCGGGAGGTTTCATTTACACAGACGTTCGGCCGTGATCTGGGTGAGGCTCGCGAGTGGTGCCGGCAATATCGCGAAACAGAGGACGTCAATGACCTGAACCAAGCCTGGGACTTGTACTACCAGGTTTTCCGTCGTATCAGCCGACAGCTTCCACAGATGACCACACTGGAGCTGACCTACTGCTCTCCGGACCTGCTCCAGGCCAGGGACCTGGAGCTCGCGGTGCCGGGAACGTATCGCAGCGGCCAAGAGGTTGTCCGAATCATGTCTTTTGACGGCACCTTTACGgtcatcagcagcaagcaaCGTCCGCGAAAACTTGACATTGTTGGAAGTGACGGTAAGACGTACACTTTCTTGCTCAAAGGTCATGAGGACATCAGGCAGGATGAGCGTGTCATGCAGCTCTTCGGCCTCTGCAACACGCTCTTGGCCAACGACTCGGAATGCTACAAGCGCCATCTCAACATCCAACGTTACCCGGCTATTCCGCTGTCGCAGAACTCGGGTCTTCTCGGCTGGGTCCCAGACAGCGACACGATCCACCAGCTTATCCGTGATTATCGGGAGTCAAGAAAGATTCTCCTTAACATCGAGCATCGGATCATGCTTCAGATGGCGCCCGACTACGATAACCTCACACTCATGCAGAAGGTGGAAGTGTTTGGGTATGCCCTTGATAACACAACGGGTCAGGATCTGTACCGGGTCTTGTGGCTGAAGAGCAAGAGCTCTGAAGCCTGGTTAGACAGGCGAACTAATTACACGCGTTCCCTCGGCGTCATGTCGATGGTCGGGTACATCCTGGGCTTGGGCGACCGTCATCCGAGCAACCTGATGCTGGACCGCATCACGGGCAAGATCATTCACATTGACTTTGGCGACTGCTTTGAGGTGGCGATGAAGCGTGAGAAGTACCCGGAGCGGGTGCCTTTTAGGCTTACCCGCATGCTTACTTATGCCATGGAGGTTAGCAACATCGAGGGCAGCTTCCGGATTACATGCGAACACGTGATGAGAGTCTTGCGTGACAATAAGGAGAGCGTTATGGCCGTTCTCGAGGCT TTCATTCACGACCCGCTACTCACGTGGCGTCTTACCAACCCGGCCAGTCCCGCTGGACCACATTTCAATTCGGAGAGAGAGCAAGCTATTGCCGGGCCCCAGGCAGCACGGGTGCGTCGGCCTTCCATACTGGAAGCTCCGATGGCCCCGACTGAGTTCCTGGCAGCACAAGCTGGTCCCGAAGGCTTGACCGGGGCGCGTAGCCGTGCGCGTACAAATTCATCCGCCGCTCCGCTCCCAAGCATAACCGATGACGGTGTCCATGGCCCCATCGAGATCGCGGAGGTGCAAAATGCGCGGGCTGTCGAAGTGCTTGACCGGGTCTCCCAGAAACTCACGGGTCGTGATTTCAAGCCGAACGAAGAGCTTCTTGTTAAAGATCAGGTTAATAAGCTGATCATTGAGGCTACCAAGCTTGAGAATCTCTGCCAGCACTATATAGGGTGGTGCAGCTTTTGGTGA
- a CDS encoding hypothetical protein (EggNog:ENOG503PAJW) — MAEYHRSKSYYHRLTHLNRSPALLSVTLTMPSTSHINIWAVLAATVQLTAGIPLSPAATDCNRAVLAEAADAYVASQKAGSLAPLQEFVASGWEYEENNERIDATKSVLTQGLAIDHRRTIYDLVDCATFTELIAANNPQPHVIGTQIRHGADGKVTLIDSVASTTGSWLFNAQNTLKYALQEKWDIIPEGKRDSREKIKAAGDAYMSMWDDAKASSLVPWGAPCARLEGGAYTGRGDEDTCRQGIPTNSSQAPNTRRRYVIDESMGSVNIICVWEHMMNAADSHEFRLENGKVRYIHTMTECGGRVCRL; from the coding sequence ATGGCCGAGTACCACCGTTCTAAGTCATATTATCATCGACTTACCCATCTTAACAGAAGTCCTGCTTTGCTTTCTGTTACATTGACGATGCCTTCCACGAGTCACATCAACATCTGGGCTGTTCTTGCTGCCACAGTCCAACTAACTGCAGGCATTCCTTTGTCACCGGCCGCGACAGACTGCAACCGCGCCGTTCTGGCAGAGGCAGCAGACGCCTATGTTGCTAGCCAGAAAGCTGGCAGCCTGGCTCCCCTGCAAGAATTTGTTGCTAGTGGTTGGGAGTACGAGGAGAACAACGAGCGTATTGATGCAACGAAGTCCGTTCTGACACAAGGATTGGCCATTGACCACCGACGTACTATCTACGACCTCGTCGACTGTGCCACCTTCACCGAGCTCATTGCCGCAAACAACCCACAGCCACATGTGATTGGCACTCAAATCCGCCACGGTGCGGACGGCAAAGTAACCCTCATTGACAGTGTCGCCTCCACAACTGGGTCATGGCTCTTTAATGCTCAAAATACGCTCAAATACGCCCTTCAGGAGAAATGGGACATCATCCCTGAGGGAAAGCGGGACAGCAGAGAGAAGATCAAGGCGGCCGGCGACGCCTACATGTCGATGTGGGATGATGCCAAAGCTTCGAGCCTCGTTCCCTGGGGGGCGCCGTGTgcgaggttggagggcgGCGCTTATACAGGCAGAGGTGATGAGGACACATGCAGGCAAGGAATCCCGACAAACAGTAGCCAGGCACCCAATACGCGCCGCCGCTATGTTATCGACGAGTCTATGGGGTCTGTCAATATTATTTGTGTTTGGGAGCACATGATGAACGCGGCCGACAGTCATGAATTCCGCCTTGAGAACGGAAAGGTACGATATATCCACACTATGACTGAGTGTGGAGGCCGAGTATGCAGGCTGTAG